TCGCGCTGCTCGAGGAGGATCACGGAGTCGAGGCCTCACGCGCCATGGCGCGCGAGCTGGTGGTCTACCATCGGCGGCCGGGAGGGCAGTCGCAGTTCTCGACGCTGCTGGAACTGGAGCCTCCGTCCGATCGGATCCGCCACGCGCTGGCCTTCGCCCGCGAGCACCTGCATGAGCCCCTGGGGGTGGAGCGGCTCGCGAGGGAAGCGGGCTTGAGTCCTCGCCAGTTCGGCCGGACGTTCCTCTCCGAGACGGGACAGACGCCGGCCAAGGCCGTGGAGCGGCTGCGCGCCGAGGCCGCCCGGGCGCTGATCGAGACCACGCTGGAGCCCATCGAGCAGATCGCTCAGGCGGTGGGCTTCTCGGATCCGGAGCGGATGCGCCGGGCCTTCCTCCGGCTGTTCGGACAGCCTCCCCAGGCCCTTCGGCGGGCCGCGCGTTCCTCTGGTAACCCCTGGACGCTCCCCGGCCTTGGCAAGCTGGAGGACCTCACCTCATCGCGCTCCTGAGCGTTGCGGTTGCGCTCCGGGTCTTGTCGGTAGTCTGCTTTGCTTCCGGCTTCTCTGGTGGGCAAGCCAGAGCGCGGACCAGGGCACATGATCGCGAACATCTCCACGGCCGACATGCCGGACAGTCGCAAGGCGGAGCGGAGACACCAGCTCGTCCCGGCTCTGACCATCGTCTCGCACCCGCAGGCGCATCGCGCCGGAGAGCGGTTGCTGCTGACCGCGCTGACCGCGGGCCGCAATGTCTCCCTCTCTCGCAATGCCCCGGACTTCTCGCCGCCTGGGGGCTCCCTGGGCATGCATCTGGCGGATCCTTTCTTGAGCCGTAAGCCCATTGTCTTCGCACCCTGCTCGGACGGGGGCATCCGGTTGGACCCGGGCGAGGAGAGCCGTGTGGCCCTCATGGGACAGGTGCTGCGCGGGCCATGGGAGTTCTCGCCCGAGGACCTCGCCTCGGGCGTGCCGCTGGAGCTCGCCGGGCGCGTGGC
Above is a window of Cystobacter fuscus DNA encoding:
- a CDS encoding GlxA family transcriptional regulator, with the translated sequence MVRDIAFLTFPGFLNLDLAGPTAVFEPLTPSLIPSPYRLHMVSARGGLVESSSGLEVMTKPLGESAFDTLVVVGGPGTWTAMESPELLGVVRRAAGVCRRVASICVGAFVLAAAGLLEGRRATTHWRCAAQLQRRFPRVRVEEDRIFIRDQSIWTSAGASAGIDLALALLEEDHGVEASRAMARELVVYHRRPGGQSQFSTLLELEPPSDRIRHALAFAREHLHEPLGVERLAREAGLSPRQFGRTFLSETGQTPAKAVERLRAEAARALIETTLEPIEQIAQAVGFSDPERMRRAFLRLFGQPPQALRRAARSSGNPWTLPGLGKLEDLTSSRS